Proteins encoded in a region of the Nicotiana tomentosiformis chromosome 9, ASM39032v3, whole genome shotgun sequence genome:
- the LOC138898466 gene encoding uncharacterized protein: MTRAHGLCYWYDEKYTPNHKCNKRKQLFILELDEGTEDEEWEENLVDEETFEESTLNPQVSMHALNGTSDYRTMRVKGAVKVAIADGNKVHNSVMTQGVTWKMQGMDFRADMLVIPLGGADVVLQIQWPITLGDIRWNFKLLRMEFQIGGRKVSLRGSQPRTFKVVANVRMQKMLKKPSQINMLSVAFIQPAGEAKPTLCSQEVQAPEELQQILFEVPSKLPPHRNHDHRIVLKEGTSPINVRPYRYPACHKDKVERMIKEMLESGIIRSSMSPFSSHIVMQAFDILQGNQLFVKINKCSFGKTEVDYLGHIITQTGVTADPEKVKVMMSWPTPQTIKVVMISGTNKVLQKTYDGLWNDCKTSHRAAEERQVQVDWRSHRSFPETEAGYEHYTYSLEFVIEVDACGVGIGVVLIQAEHPLAYMSKALSTKHQQLSVYEKIQESYKGDPHLEKLLVQLQTDPLSNPVYMLQEGVLYRKGKIVVGFDPILRKKILQFSHDSAMGGHSGMDATLFRINRVYYWAKMKQDVYKHIRNYEKSVILVVVDRLSKYAQFIVLAHPYTASTVAQVFLDNMYKLHGLPQTIVSDRDIIFLRKFWQALFETQRVQLHHSSAYHPQSDGQIEVVNKCVEGYLRCMCNDQPKNGYNGCPLQNCGII; this comes from the exons atgacaaggGCCCATGGGCTTTGTTATTGGTATGATGAGAAGTACACTCCTAACCATAAGTGTAATAAAAGAAAGCAATTATTCATTCTTGAATTGGATGAAGGAACAGAAGATGAAGAGTGGGAGGAGAATTTGGTGGATGAGGAGACCTTTGAGGAATCAACACTCAATCCTCAAGTGTCTATGCACGCACTAAATGGCACCAGTGATTATAGGACCATGAGGGTAAAAGGAGCTGTAAAAG TGGCTATAGCTGATGGCAATAAAGTTCACAACTCTGTGATGACTCAGGGGGTGACATGGAAGATGCAAGGTATGGATTTCAGGGCTGACATGCTGGTCATTCCATTAGGTGGTGCAGATGTGGTATTGCAAATACAATGGCCGATCACACTAGGTGACATAAGGTGGAACTTCAAATTACTAAGGATGGAATTTCAAATTGGGGGTAGGAAGGTTTCTCTAAGAGGTAGTCAACCTAGAACCTTCAAGGTAGTAGCTAATGTTAGGATGCAGAAGATGCTTAAGAAACCAAGCCAAATCAACATGCTTTCAGTAGCTTTCATTCAACCAGCTGGAGAAGCTAAACCAACCTTGTGCTCTCAGGAAGTGCAAGCACCAGAAGAATTGCAGCAGATCCTATTTGAAGTGCCCAGCAAACTACCTCCCCACAGGAATCACGACCATAGGATTGTATTGAAAGAAGGGACATCACCAATCAATGTAAGACCTTACAGATATCCAGCTTGCCATAAAGATAAGGTTGAGAGAATGATCAAAGAGATGCTAGAATCTGGCATCATCAGGTCAAGCATGAGTCCTTTCTCTTCTCATATTGTTATG CAAGCTTTTGATATCTTACAAGGAAACCAGTTATTTGTTAAGATCAACAAATGCTCTTTTGGGAAGACTGAAGTTGACTATCTGGGACATATCATCACTCAAACAGGAGTTACTGCTGATCCAGAGAAGGTGAAGGTAATGATGAGTTGGCCTACTCCTCAAACTATCAAAGTAGTGATGATTTCTGGGACTAACAAGGTATTACAGAAGACTTATGATGGGTTATGGAATGATTGCAAGACCTCTCACAGAGCTGCTGAAGAAAGACAAGTTCAAGTGGACTGGAGAAGCCACAGAAGCTTTCCTGAAACTGAAGCAGGCTATGAGCACTACACCTACTCTTTGGAGTTTGTCATCGAAGTTGATGCTTGTGGGGTAGGTATTGGAGTTGTTCTGATACAGGCTGAGCACCCGTTAGCCTATATGAGCAAGGCCCTTAGCACAAAACATCAACAACTATCAGTATATGAGAA GATTCAAGAGTCATACAAAGGGGACCCACACCTAGAGAAATTGCTAGTTCAACTTCAAACAGATCCTCTCTCTAATCCAGTTTACATGTTACAGGAGGGTGTACTCTACAGAAAAGGAAAAATAGTGGTAGGATTTGATCCCATTTTACGAAAGAAAATATTGCAATTCTCACATGATTCAGCCATGGGTGGACACTCTGGGATGGATGCTACCTTGTTCAGGATCAACAGAGTGTACTACTGGGCCAAGATGAAACAAGATGTCTACAAGCATATTCGAAACTATGAG AAATCAGTCATATTGGTGGTGGTGGATAGACTGAGCAAGTATGCTCAATTTATTGTATTGGCACATCCTTACACTGCTTCTACAGTCGCCCAAGTCTTTCTTGACAATATGTACAAGCTCCATGGTCTACCTCAAACAATAGTGAGTGATAGGGATATCATTTTTCTGAGAAAATTCTGGCAAGCTCTATTTGAGACACAGAGAGTACAGTTGCATCACTCTAGTGCCTATCATCCACAATCCGATGGACAAATAGAGGTGGTGAACAAGTGTGTGGAAGGATACCTTAGATGCATGTGCAATGATCAACCTAAAAATGGCTACAATGGCTGCCCCTTGCAGAATTGTGGTATAATATGA